GGAAGCACTTCACTACTCACCTCCTCAAACCCTTCAACCAATTTGTTCATATTCTCAGGGCCAAGCTTCTTAGCCAGCTTCTCACCATCAGCATTGTCTCCAACATAAAGCCCCGaaccttttccttcatccaCGTCCTTGCCTCTGTCACTCCGTCTAAAATCTCCTCTTCCCCTGCCTCGGCCTCTTCCTCTCATCCCTCTCCCTCTGCCTCTTCCACCACCTCCGCTGCCGCCACCGCCACTACCACCACCCTCAACATCATCCTTTTGCAGTATCCCAAGTGCTTTCGCCACCGCCTCTTCCCGGGTCAACTTGGGACCTCTCGGCGCGGTTCTTTTCTGAGCCGGATCCTGGTCGGGTCTGGCCTGAATGTACCGGTTCTCTTTCTCAATTTTGCCCTTTGGGGCCACAAAATGCGTGTTCACCTCCTTCATTAGGAGCTCCGGGCCCGGTTGACTCATTGGTTTCCCACGCCCGCCACCCGGCAACGGCGGGTCCGACCCATCATCCCTTCTGAagaaaatgggtgtagcgggtTTGCTGGGGCCGGCGTCAGAGGCCACCGGATCACGTGCATGTGGGCCCGGTTGCACTTGACCCAGCTGGCCACGCCCAGCTGGTGAATTGGGTTTGACGGAAGAAACGAGGGAAGAGAAGGACGACGGTGGTTGGGACGAAGCCAAGGGTTTGCCACGCCCATGGCCGATTCCGGGAACGGACGCGGGAGTGTCAGATTTGGGCTCGTCAGAATCGGACTGACCCGGGACGCGATTTGGGGCAACGAAGTCGAACTTACGGGGGGGAGATGGGCCGCCGCGACCACGACCTCGGCCGCCGCCGCTGTTGGAGGAAGTGGAGAAGGGGATTAGGGTTACTTTGGAGATGGAGAGGTTGGATGGATTGGTGAGCTTCCTACCTATTCCAATGGCGGTTCCTCCTCTCATTTCTGCTGCGATTTATGGGTTTTAGGCTCGGGAGATTTTCGGGGTTTAAGAGTCTTTCTGCGCTACAGACAGGGTGAACTGTGACTCGCTGAGGAGAATTTCACTCCGGAAGccccctctttttcttttcttttttcatctttcaatcatttttttttcaaggctTATTCTATTAACACATTTCATATTGTTGATTAAACCTCAAATACTTTATCATAATATCCTTACACTCCACATACTTTCTTATAATACTCTTGCACCTCACATTCTCATTCGCCTAATATTTTccacatacaccccacattttctatACATCCCACATtcttcaaatcttataacatccattttcaatttttataaattaaattgacTTAGGATTAAAACATTAACATTCTCTAAAAAGAGAAGTCTACAATCCGATCTGTTGAGCTTGAGTTTCATTGGGTCATAACAGCCAATCTCTTTTTCTCTGTCTCTTAAGCCTTTTGCTAACAAAAAAGGATTTCTGCCAAAACATGGCAACTAGGAGGAACCTAACAGAGCAAAAGTAAACCCCATAAGATGAATAAGAACGGAAAAGGCGTTGTTGGGTTTGCCTCCTATGAAATTGGGTAGTatggaaagcaaaagcagacTTAAATAATTACCGATATCgttgaataattaaaaaaatgacaaatatgaAATTTTACTTTATGTGAAGCTTCTGAAATACTGATATCGTGTTCCattcgttaattttttttctcaatcaatGTGTTTATAGTTTCAATAGTTAgaattttattcaacaattgaGTGGAGTGTGAGAAGGTTTTTttatagttgaagaagataaataatacgttaaaagtaaTTTGGGATGTATTTaaaaatttcttattttctttaaacCTCATAGGTCAAAATTGGCATTGCATAGTAGGTTACATAAGCcacttaatattaaattttaatgtgaagTGCTAATTAAaaaagcttttttttcaaatgtttatttacacaattaatttttttttattttaacaaacaatagtaTCTCCAATAAGTAGCGTGAGCGAATGCACGAAGCGTTACATGTCCAAAAGAcctttcatcttttttttaatacatcgatatttttacactaaagggaGGGGGAGTTCGGCTATGGGCAACTTAATTTTGTATCGAATTTGTCATCCAAGAGGAATATTACTataccgtagtactgagtggctatttacaagtgaagataaatatcactagattgtttttttttaattttgatttcagTCATTTATGCTATTAGTATtatagtctagtggtattcatcttcacttttaACTggaaggtcttaggttcgattaacgccaaaggcgaatttgaaccacacctaagacctctcacttacacgtgaagaggaatactactagactaTAGTACTAACTGGCCAGTCTCCCACCCTTTTAGTGttgataatatattttgttcaaaaaaatttcCAGTCATTCATTGTTTGTATCATTTAATATTGCtatgaaatattgaaaaataatataaattttgtGCAAAATATTGATAAGTGTAcaagtaaaatttgattttcataTGGAATTATCCACTTGTTGCAATTATTCACATAAAAAAATGGTTGAACTATTAATTTAGTCTATGAATTATCATCTGAATGAAAATTAGatttctaaacaattttttttaaaaaaattgatcattgaattataaaaatctgaCAATTACATCTCTAATATTAGATTCAAAACTACTATGTTCAATTTTTCGTTAATTTAAGTCACGCTAATTGCATGTGATATACATTGAGGTAGATTGACAATTTTTCATAATGAAATAatgtatggagttaactttggagggtacATTAGATGATAGATTCAAAACGTATATGAAACGTTAAGGGCTTATAGGCGTGAAAATGACGGTGTTGCACTCTAAAATATGTaaagtgacttaagttgacgaaaaattggataaaatatctttgaatataacagtagggatgaaattagcaatttctAATGAATTTATGGacttattttaccaaaaaaataattcaacgATCTAATTTTCACTAAAATGATAGTTTAAGGATTAAAACAGCACTTAAtcctaaaaaaattagtacACTACAAATATTTAGCTTTTGTGAAGGGAAGCCCAAGGACTAAGTTCTAACAACCAAAAAAAGAGGCCCAAATATTAAATAGCGACAAAGAAGCCTAGTGAAACAGATTAATGAGTGATGAGCCCAAGTATTTGGGATGATAGTCTTTTGCAAACCTCTACTGATCCAGTTTAACCACAATAGTTTGTGCGCTGCTACTTGCTGCTCGCTATTTCCCATTTGTTCAGGAAAATACTCTGATGTTTAAGTCGGTGTAGTTTAACAAGATTACAATACAGCATAACGTCAAatccctttttcttcttttgtttgtgATTTAATTGGTCTTTGTAATCATATTTTGCTTTGTGATTTAATTGGTCTTTGTAATCATATTTTGCTTTCGCTTCTAaatactggtttggtactgatgtgcttttataaaaaataggtataaaaaaaaatctgagctcaaaaatgtgtttggtaaacacttaaaaacagcttattttcacagttttggatgaaaaaaaactgaaaacgtgaagtagcaaaaatgagcttattctcacagcacaacagaaGTAGTTTTTATTCAAAGCATAGtgataccaaaccagcccttaatctCATGTTTCTTAGTTCATTTCATGTTATGGGTTTGATAGTGCGTGGTTGGCTTTGTCAAGTGACGTGAACATGTTTGACTTTGGTCATGAGCATCTGACATGCGTGCCTTGATCATGAGGCATGGGATAGTTTATCTGAGTAAGCCTTGTACATCAAGTCTCACTAATCATCCGACTTTATTCATGAGTGATCTTAGACAGAAAGTAAAAATATCATAAGTTCACTACAGTTCATTGCCTTCCAAATTTCCAATCAGATCAGAATCTAATGTAAACATATTACAACTATTAAAAAAGTTTTACCTAACAATCTAAAAAATTACCAATCATCTAATCATGAACTTTCTTCCATCCCCTAATTACCAAAAACCCCACATCAATGAGCTAAAGCTTAACTAAGGGTAAATAGCAATTACTTTCAACTCCAAACGCTTTGACTTTCTTCCTTTCAGACTATTACTGACCAGTTGGTTTTGCTTGCTGCAGATAGTTAAGTTGGTAACCTTGTGAAGAATTGTTAAAGTGTCTGTAGCTAATTATTCTGTAATTACAGCTGCTCATATTCTGGAACAACATAGAGACACAGAGACCAAAGATTTGCAAACTTGCAGAAGTAGGGCAACATTGGTCGTCAGATTTTGTCAAATTGGTCAGTCAGGACTCAGGATAGAGGTGTTTCTAATCTTCACTAGAATATTTGGTTGGTTTAAAGTGTATGCTTGATTATCCACTAGTTCACTCCAACACGGTTTTCTTCGACgtgaaatttagaattttaatatgCCTAGCCTTTCTTTTCTTGTTCTACAAGAAACTGTTTATCCGATACAAATTATGCTAAGTTGCTAACTAATACATATTTTTACGTTGAGGAAGGAATTGAATCAGAAGCTAAAGTGATGAATTTTAAATCGATGAAGTGACATCTTGATCGTGTTATtgaatatttattaattatgcTCATAATTAATCATTTgtacaagaaaaatgaaaaacaattttcattttAGAGAAGTGACGTATAGGAGAAGTAACCATGAATTTGATAGTAACTGATTAGGGACGGCGTTGCGGCCATTAACTCTTAGTGGGATATTACTTGGCTAAgataaagaattatatatataatatacgtgTGCCTTTGCGATTTGACTTTGTTTAAATCAGATCTAATCATGTATACGTAAGATTAAAAGATGAAAGCCATACTTTGTTGTGAGATTGTTCTTGTCGACGAATTGCTGGTTAATTTTTGTGATCATGTGGAACATTTAAGCGGACGTGGGTCTTTAGTCTTTAATGGTCTATTCAAAGAGTCTGTTTTTTGACATGTATGAGCCTTCTAAGGTCGTTTGTCTCGCATACACGGAGCTAGCATCCAAAAAAGAATAGCCTGAACATGCACAAACTTTTGACGTCACCCATTACTTCTTTTGTTGTTGTCTATATTccatgttttcttcttcttgaatgCTACCCATTAGATACCCATTAGATCGTCTTAGTAGTATGATTGTCTCAAAGATTAAGTGTACGTCTAAGTATGAACTAATTCAAAATTGTACAAACTGCACCTTTAACCTAGGCTTATATTTGAAGtttcttaacaaataatatATCTATATCGCTTTCTATAAAAGACAAAGTATATGATTGTTATGAAACTTCAAATATAAGCCTAGGTTAAAGGTGACAACTCTAACCAAATGATGTCATTAtcaattataaattaattaacaatgcATGTCAAGCAAGACAGTACGTACAGCGAGCAACTCGATTTGGCTGCAGATCTTTTCATAATATCACAAGAGTAAAGCAGGAATGAGAACGAAAAGATTTCATATCAGTAATTATTTTAGGGGTAATGCAAGCGATATCAAATTTGTAAATCTTGTAAATCAGATGATgtagttgttgatgattgaattattattgaAGTATTGATTAATGTCCCTATTTTCTATTGGTAATACATAATTTGAtttgtaaaaatttaaaaatttggtctatAAAGAGACAAAAATTGCAGTAATCAGATTAGCAAACAAATGAGTTGCTATTGGTCCTTTTTATCTATATATTGACGTCCAAGACAAGGATTAATTTGCAAAAGACAGTTAAATTGTTGAAAACAAAACATGTATGCAACCACAAGAAACCTCAAATTCAGATTGAGTCGTTgtcattttaatttaaaatatctgGAATAATGTACATTGACATTAATGAATAGGGTTTGAAAGAAAGTGACGATCCTATTCTTAGAAGATAATTAGTTGTTGGGTTGTTTTAAAAACTGAGAATTCTTGTGTTTAATTAGGCTTCAAGACGTCTGTTTTTTAATAGAATATTGTCtgtgttttcattttttattaaattttggtcaatattttttttatgtacgAAGACATTTGGGAATGGAGGATTTGAACTCGCTATTCATGAGATCAAACATAAGTTCTCTTacttataaatacaaaaaatgtACCATTAGTTTGTAATATTAGTGACTCGACTAGTCTTATCTGTGGTCTGTTAGCTAATTATGTTTTGAGTTTGTGTTCCTTATTTGTTTAAGGAGTTAATGTATGTAAAGTCTGTCCTTTCTCTAAtgctttcttttatattttggtcCATTTTTTAATGATTACCTAAGCTCGTTGGGCATAATGGCGACTCCACAGTTTGAATACATTCATTGAACCACATGCATGTTTATGACCATGAAATAAGAAGAACGTACAGAATACTAAAGCTGCATGGTAAAGTTCTTTATCGGAGAGATTCTACTCAAGATTTCCCATCCATTAGCGCAATTGCTCCCCTGCACTATCCCTCTCTTGGGGTACCTCGGCGCGCAGCAGCCACACTACTTTGACTCCTTTTATGCAATTATGAACTCCACAGAACTTATTGACTAATTATATTTTAACTCTTATAATATGTTAAAACATAATTATTACTGAACTATACCACTAATTAGTGGGTCACAAGACTCTCATAACATGATTCCCCTGCTTTAAGAAGCCATTGCGAGAAAAACGTGATTAATTTCTTGTAGCCAGCATCCATGAATGATTCATTTCTTAAATCCACAACAGATTTGATATATTGTCCCTCTCAAAAGGAAATCATTATCATGCTAAAAGACTATATGACactcacatatatatgcaatcTCAGAGCATGTTTACttacaaagaaaaagaattagAATAATTTTGATTCTTGAGTTTTCtacttttattaaaataaaattatgagaATTGTTTTGTTCTCTAACTAATAAACATTCAAAGAAAAACCCTACCCCTTTAAAGAAAAACTCTAGCCACCGACTCCTTGTCTTTGGTTTTGAAGTCGGCGACAATCCTTCTTGATCTCTtccctctctttccctctctgtTTCCCATTGTGGTTGCTCTCCCATTATGCCGAGGAGAGTTTTCATAGTTGTAGTAGTAGTCGCGACTTTGACATCTGTTGTTCTAATTTGAGGTGATGGTTTTTATGGTTTGTGTGCTTGACAAAGGACTATGCGAAGAACACTCAATGTTTGTTGGAGGTGAGTCATTGAAGGGCTTCTTTGTGGGTGATTGCAAGATCACCTAAGGTTGGTGCGAACCTTATCTCGTGGTGCCTTCAGTAATGCGACTTGCAAAGTTCAGTCCTCGTGATTAGGATTTTGGGTATCGGAAGAAGTCAAATATGTGGCTAACGAATTTTATTCTActtttgatgaatttgtaatTGTGGAATAATAGTATTTTGGAATGTGCTCTCTTGAACTGTACTCCAAATTCTATTGCTCCCAGTCATTATGCTTCTACTTTTTTTAGTTAGACTTAATTTAAAATATGAAGCATGACTAAGACAAGGGAAAACACGCATAGGTAGCTTGAAAGATAAGAGCCAGTATTTGGTTTTATCTGAGATGATCAACGTGGAAACTTCAGCTTTTAGTACAACATAATGGCCTCTTGTTACATTCTTGGGTTAATCAGCAGTGCCCTCTTCTCTCATTAACTTATGATATACATACCTCAAACAATTTAtcaatgtatttttcttttgttttgaataTTCTGATGATGACTTGCACGTTTTTGGAAACCCAACTTTTTGTATATACTTGAAGTGGAGGCTTTTTGTTTACTTTGGCAAAGCAATTTACCAAGGGGGAGACGTTGCTTGTTTAAGCAAGCACATATGTTTTTGCCTATAGCATTAGTGACTAGAAAGCTTTCTCAGTTATTGAATGGGAAGAAACAGTACAGAGAAAGAGTAATGACCAAATTTTGCAGAGATCTTCTGTTAATTTTATTAAATAGATTTTAGTTACTTGTTTAGCCCTAATATATTtgctttttatttgttttaattagagtaACACTGGTATAACATGAACATAAGCTTTGACATGAGTTTTGTGATGGAGTTGTAATTAGCGACCGATGGCTTAAGAGAAGGCCAATAAAGTTGCAGTCAATCAATTAAATGTTGTGCCCTCCCTCTCATGGTTGCATCCTATGTTTTCCGGCAATTCTCAAATGTGTTTTGAACTGGGGTCAATCGGATTCTTACTCTTTGATGAGGCCCATAATAATCTCaattaaataaaagataaacgaaaaaagcttgaaaattttaagttttaatgataaagataaaataaaaggtaaagggTATAGTatcaagtttgactttttagtgtaaaaaatatgatttttctttaaaatgaacagtaccatatacttttcgttaaaactcccttaaaaaAACACAACACAAGTGAAGATAAATTAAAGGGATCTCCCTGATGTTGCCCAAATGTTATATATTGTACATGTGGGCTCGGGTTTCCTCTAATTTTGGAGAAGGTGCATATTTTTATTATAGGCAAGGGCGGAGCCAGCTAGTGTCTGCTCAGGGCTCTAGCACACTCCAAATTTTAAAAGATATAaaaatgggaactttaacgaaaaacatttGGTATTGTtcagtttaataaaaaatcatatttttacactaaaaagtcaatcatggtactatttactttaccttttattttgtctttatcattaaaactcaaagttttcaagcatttttcattagttttccttataaaaatTTGGTGTTAAAAACATGTTACATGGTGAGAGGTAAAATGATGTGCAGAAGTTAAAATAGGTGTGTGAGTATCACTTCTTTTATTTATCCGCATTTTCATTTTAGCTATATATCTGAAGAAtagttttggatttggataTTTTTTTTAGAGATAACCTTTGATTGAGAACCTAAAATATGAATGGTTTCAGTCCTTAAAGTGCATTATGGGGTAGGTAGTCCTAAGAAAGCTGGGtgcatttttttagggatgtgatatccacatacctttttttacttctctcacacctttttaattttcgaccgttggatcggatgaattgaagaagatcaaatgaaataaattaataaggggtataggagaagtaaaaaggggtgtgtgaataacacATCCCTTTTTTTATCCTTACAATGAGGATCCTTGTTGTAGAAAGAATGAGCAATGTAATTGTGCAGCAATCAATTATGAATATCGAACATATGTTATACTTAAAGATTGCCTTGGCCTTGGTCATGCATATGTCAGACACAGTAGTACATATAGGAGTCTCTCTgttacattaattaattaatcaaataattGACTATCTACTTGGTTTGAAAACTGATATATTTTACGTCTGATTATAAACAAGTATATGTCTATATATAAGTACATATATTGTTTGTAGATAATTCATTACTAATGACAAGCAGAGAGACCGCCCGTTAGAGTGATGGCCCTTAGTATGTATGATATACAAATGTAGATCAGGAAGAGCGTGTTGAAGCTGGGTTGAGATGGGCCACCGCTGCTGCGGCAAACAGAAGGTGAAGAGAGGTCTATGGTCACCTGAAGAAGATGAGAAGCTCAGGAAACACATTACCACCCATGGTCATGGCAGCTGGAGTTCTGTCCCAAAACATGCaggtatacatacatacatatatatttatatatatacacacacatatacttgATTACATTTATCAAGTTCATGAGTTTGTGAGTgagaaagttttatttttagctTGGGGTACTGGCAGGCTTGCAGAGGTGTGGCAAGAGTTGCAGGTTGAGATGGATAAACTATTTGAGACCTGAACTCAGGAGGGGATCCTTTACTCCTGAAGAAGAACAGACTATCATTGATGTTCACAGAATTTTGGGTAACAAGTGAGGATTTAATTAAccaattttttgtcaaacaatatttcatttcttaaaaatgTAAGATTAGAGGCATCGATTATGCTCAGTTGTTGAATTACATCAACTATTATGATCAGTTGTTAATTAATTAGCAGTAGCACCACCCATCATTAATTTCAACTAACGTTATGTGAATAAAATTAATGTTCACTCTAACATTACTCTATTCCATCATATGCCAAAAGGACGAAAGAAAAAGTGGATTCATCACAATTTGATGTTGTTTGGTTTGGTTGTGACAGATGGGCTCAGATTGCCAAGCATCTCCCTGGAAGAACAGACAATGAGGTGAAGAATTTCTGGAATTCATGCATTAAGAAAAAGCTCATGTCACAAGGTTTAGACCCAAAAACCCACAACTTGCTTCCTAAATCTCATCATCAGAGGTCAGCTTCTAACAACGCTGCAAGCAGCAGCCAATCTCCACTGCTACAGTCACATAATCAACAGCAACCCATTTCAGTACATTTAACTGAAATAAATGCATCACCTATTAATGTGACATTATCTACTGATCAATATCATGATCATGGTCAAAACCCTAGTAATGCTTCTTGGACTAGGGTTGACGATCCTACCTTCAATGACATCACCAGGTTGCCTCATCAACAATCCACTGATCACAGCACACTGATCAATAATATTTCCTCTTCATCGCCGTCTTCCTCGGTGAACCTATCAGTGTTTGGACTCTTGGAAAATAGTAACATCTGGGCTTCTGGTACTGAACCATTTGAAGCACCAAGAATATTAGTGGGAGAGCAGTCAAAGGGAGAAGAAGTAGTTCTACAGCAAGAAAAGGATACGCTCTTGGATCAGATGGAAATTAAGGGTATTGAGGATATGGATCATGCTTCAATATTTGAAAGTTCTAGTGTTGATTTTAGCTTTGTCGAGTCTACACTTATGTCGTGTGGAGAAATATCTCAGGATCTGAACTCTATGTGTAATTTTGCATGGAGATATTAGACTTGTTTTGCGTTCAAACAATTTAACCAAGTTTTCTTGAACTTTTCTCGCCATATTTTCCAGATTTTACACGTTTTGAGGTATCCTATGGTGAGGGAACCACCTTTTGGCGACTCTTTGACCATTTTTCAGCGAATTAATCGTCGCATGAAACTTAACAGCGCGAGAGTAACTGCCCAGAACATATACTTCTGGAGGAATTGGACTTTCAGCTAGGGAAAAATCTTTGCTAAACATATTAACATTTTATTGTTGTAGTGCGCTCGACTGTTTAtatttgaaataaattttgCCAATGGCTAAATAGAAAAATCCAAAGGAAATGatgacatatacatatatatgttgaaTTTTTCAGATCTACGGGCCGAGGGTCCCATTTTAATAACACCAATACTTCTCCAACTTGATAATTACCAC
This genomic interval from Malus domestica chromosome 05, GDT2T_hap1 contains the following:
- the LOC103435355 gene encoding uncharacterized protein, with protein sequence MRGGTAIGIGRKLTNPSNLSISKVTLIPFSTSSNSGGGRGRGRGGPSPPRKFDFVAPNRVPGQSDSDEPKSDTPASVPGIGHGRGKPLASSQPPSSFSSLVSSVKPNSPAGRGQLGQVQPGPHARDPVASDAGPSKPATPIFFRRDDGSDPPLPGGGRGKPMSQPGPELLMKEVNTHFVAPKGKIEKENRYIQARPDQDPAQKRTAPRGPKLTREEAVAKALGILQKDDVEGGGSGGGGSGGGGRGRGRGMRGRGRGRGRGDFRRSDRGKDVDEGKGSGLYVGDNADGEKLAKKLGPENMNKLVEGFEEVSSEVLPSPLDEAFVDAMHANYMIECEPEFLMGDFSKNPDIDEKPHIPLRDALEKMKPFLMAYEGIQSHEEWEEAVEEVMERVPLLKEIVDHYSGPDRVTAKKQQEELERVAKTLPAKVPESVKQFTDRAVLSLQSNPGWGFDRKCQFMDKLVDKVSKHSK
- the LOC103409031 gene encoding transcription factor MYB8 — its product is MGHRCCGKQKVKRGLWSPEEDEKLRKHITTHGHGSWSSVPKHAGLQRCGKSCRLRWINYLRPELRRGSFTPEEEQTIIDVHRILGNKWAQIAKHLPGRTDNEVKNFWNSCIKKKLMSQGLDPKTHNLLPKSHHQRSASNNAASSSQSPLLQSHNQQQPISVHLTEINASPINVTLSTDQYHDHGQNPSNASWTRVDDPTFNDITRLPHQQSTDHSTLINNISSSSPSSSVNLSVFGLLENSNIWASGTEPFEAPRILVGEQSKGEEVVLQQEKDTLLDQMEIKGIEDMDHASIFESSSVDFSFVESTLMSCGEISQDLNSMCNFAWRY